A window of Fictibacillus halophilus contains these coding sequences:
- a CDS encoding hemolysin family protein, with protein MTLLKLLAVAVLILLTAFFVAAEFAIVKIRKSRIDQLAEEGNKRAIAAQKVISNLDGSLSACQLGITITALGLGWLGEPTVEAILGPVFEKMDLSPAIVHTLSFAIAFASITFLHVVLGELAPKTVAIQKAETISLLLSPALIGFYRVMYPFIWFLNGSAQLLVRMFGLKPASEHDMAHTEEELRLILSESYKSGEINKSEFSYVEKVFEFDDRTAKEIMVPRTEMVCLYEDNTVAENINIIAEEKYTRYPVVGEDKDNVLGMVNAKEVFFDLIKGKEYPLEHYIRPTLSVFENTPIKETLLKLQKKGFHMAVLVDEYGGTAGIVTIEDILEELVGEIRDEFDEDESPMIHAVSPNVKHFDGKVLIAEVNDIYGLEIDDSELDTIGGWVLSQNSEIQENQVISYDEYDFKVIEIDGHQVKKIEITKRLNQDEVNTSSSQELEHNLVEKEA; from the coding sequence TTGACCTTATTGAAATTACTTGCAGTAGCCGTACTTATTCTACTAACCGCTTTTTTCGTAGCAGCAGAATTTGCGATTGTTAAGATTCGTAAATCAAGAATTGACCAATTAGCTGAAGAAGGTAACAAACGAGCGATTGCAGCACAAAAGGTTATTTCTAACCTTGATGGATCACTCTCAGCCTGTCAGTTAGGTATTACTATCACTGCTTTAGGATTAGGTTGGTTAGGTGAGCCTACGGTAGAAGCAATTCTCGGTCCAGTATTTGAAAAAATGGATTTAAGCCCGGCGATTGTTCATACATTATCATTTGCAATTGCATTTGCATCCATTACTTTTTTACACGTTGTTCTTGGTGAGCTTGCACCAAAAACAGTAGCTATTCAAAAGGCTGAAACAATCAGCTTATTGTTATCACCTGCGTTGATTGGATTCTACAGAGTCATGTATCCATTCATTTGGTTCTTGAACGGAAGTGCGCAGCTATTAGTAAGAATGTTTGGTTTGAAACCAGCTTCAGAACATGATATGGCACATACTGAAGAAGAACTTCGCTTGATCCTAAGTGAGAGCTATAAAAGTGGTGAAATCAACAAATCTGAGTTCAGTTATGTAGAAAAGGTATTCGAATTTGACGACAGAACTGCAAAAGAGATCATGGTCCCTCGTACTGAAATGGTATGTCTTTATGAAGACAATACTGTTGCAGAAAATATTAATATAATTGCAGAAGAAAAATATACACGTTACCCTGTTGTAGGGGAAGATAAAGATAATGTTCTCGGTATGGTGAATGCGAAAGAAGTATTTTTTGATTTAATCAAAGGAAAAGAATATCCTCTTGAACATTACATTAGACCAACATTGAGCGTATTTGAAAATACACCGATCAAAGAAACACTATTAAAGCTTCAGAAAAAAGGCTTTCATATGGCAGTTTTAGTTGATGAGTATGGTGGAACAGCTGGTATTGTAACCATTGAAGATATTTTAGAAGAGCTTGTTGGTGAAATACGTGATGAATTTGATGAAGATGAATCACCAATGATTCATGCAGTAAGTCCAAATGTTAAGCACTTTGACGGTAAAGTATTGATCGCAGAAGTAAACGACATTTATGGACTTGAAATTGATGATAGTGAACTTGATACTATTGGAGGCTGGGTACTTTCACAGAACTCAGAAATACAAGAAAATCAGGTCATATCGTATGATGAATATGATTTCAAGGTGATCGAAATTGATGGTCATCAAGTTAAAAAAATCGAAATTACTAAAAGGCTCAATCAGGATGAAGTAAACACTTCTTCCTCTCAAGAATTAGAACACAACTTAGTTGAAAAAGAAGCTTAA